The genomic window TAGATATGATATACTCTTTTTTTACACCATTTTCACCTTATTGCGTAAGGTGAGTAATTAAATCTATGAAGGTCTTGATCCCGATGGCAGGATCTGAAGGAAGAGTTATTACTAATTATTCCCGCGCCATTGATCAGCGTGGGTGAACAGGCCGGGTAAGAATCAGCAAAGAAAGTTTTAGAATAATGCTTTAATTAAGTAAATTCGCACAGGCGTTTTATTGGATAAGAACAGCATGATTATAAATAAAACGACGAAATGGAATATCATCTCGAAAAATACATATAAAAAAGGCAAACAATGATCAAACATGTAATTACAGTATTTATAGTTCTTTCAGTAATGATTCCTTTGCAGATATCAGCAGAAGGCTACTTGATAAAGAACCGCTATCAACCCAATAATATATATAATATCCACTGCAAAACTGAAACAAGCTCCGATATTAATTTTGTAGCTTCGGAGGAAATGCTCAAAATGCTCAAAGAGAAGGGAACCACATTTCCCATTTCATCGAAATCTTACCTGGATATATCTGAGATTGCTGAGACAGGAAAACTGAAGGAAAATAATAGTTTCCCCATTAAAGTTGAATTTACAGATGTAACGCAGACAAATGTTGTAAACGGTGTAAAGAAGGAATCACCCGATTCAAGCAATTTCAAGGGAACTATAATATCTGGAATTATAAATGAGAATGACACATTTACTGATGTTCAGATTACAGGCAGTAATGCAGCAGTGAGATATAAGGAGTTGCTTTCAGGACTTGTCAGCAGTCTCATTAGTCAATTCCAATATCCCGATTCTCTGGTTTCAATTAATGACAGTTTTACAAAGGAAATTCCTTTACAGTTGCCCGTCCCGGGAACGAGTCCCATAAACATCAAATTAATAACTGTTTACACTCTAAAAAAAATTGAAAATGATCTGGCCTATTTTGATACAAAGTATGAGCTTGAAATGACCCAACAGTCTTCGAAATATGAAGTTGAATCACACGGCGGCGGCAAAGGAACATTAATACATGACTTGAAAAGAAACTTCTTCGCTAGACACCAGTCAGAAATGGAAATTCACCTTGAAGTAATATTTGATCAACTGAAGATCGTTTCTAATTCCGTTTCCAAAACAGACTATAGCGTAAAATGAAAGCCCTTACCTTTATTATAACATTGATCTTATCTGTAGCATGTTTTTCTCAACAGGATACGAATAAGGTGGATTGTAAGACGTGCAGAAAGCATCCCGGGGTAATTGGACCGGCTTTTAAGATCCATGGAGTGCTAAGCTACTGGAACGGAAATCCAAGTGTGAGAATTTGGAAGGTCGGCACAAAGAAGATTTATGGTGTAAGTGAACAAAGGTTTTATAAAGAAGGTTATTATAATTTGCCTCAATGGCTACCAACAATAGGCTTTGATGAAGAAATAACAGGTGATTTTGTCCTTTATCCGTTTACTAAAGAAAAGACCGGAGTTATGCCGCTTGTATGCATTGATACAGTTTACAATATGAAAGTAAGAAAGCGGAAATGATGAATATAATTTAAAGAAGCACTTTATTTTCAAATAGAAGAATATGGATTGATCGCTTGTTATAAGAATATGAGAAAAAGAATATTATTAACCAGAATGGAATCTCCATGAAAATATCCATAATTGTCCCGGATAGCGGGAGTTGAGACATATTTAAGAAGACAATAATATGATGCAGAATAGAAAACAAACGGCCTGGAAGAAGAATAGAAAGCTTGGCGACATCCAGGGCGGACGTATGCGTACTAAGCTTGCTGATAATATCTTTAACCGGCAGCATAATCTTCAACCTCCTAAGGATGGTGAAGAAAAGCCCATATTTATTCATGATAATCCCTCTAGGGATTTCTACTTTCCAGTTAGCATTGAAGATATAAAGAGAGTACTGTCTTGGCTTCCTGAGGAACATATTTCAGGTCTGACGCATATCTGGCTAAGAAAATTCAGAAAGAGTGATCATGAAAGTGGTGACACTCCGCAGGGAGAATTCATTTGTGGAAGCAAAGTCCAGCTGATTGTGCTTTATCCATTCCCGAAGAATCATAAAATGAGGTTCGGCAAAAATAAGCCGGAAAACAAGGTCATTAACTTTTATAAGAATTACACAAACGAGCTGAAAGAAGATGAAAAGGGCTGGTTCCTTGAGTGGACAAAAGAAAAAGTAAAGAAATACTACTTGGAAATCCTGCTTCTTCATGAGATTGGTCATTCACTGGATTCTTACTACAAAAGATTCAGAAGTAAAGCAGCAGTCAAGCAGCGTGAAGACTATGCCGATACATATGCAAAGCTATGGAGTAACAGAACAACTATCTCATTTGAAGATTAAGATAGATGAGTTTCTCGTCAGTTGGATCCGATGGCGTAAGCGCTAATAACGTTTTTCTTTATTTTAAAACGGCACCAAACTTAGGATCTAAATGAAATACACCTTCTCAGTAATCCTATTGAACTCATCCTTGTTCGCAGATAATGAGATCATAATTAAACTTTCTTAATCGGATGGTAACGTGAAATTATTATTACTATTCATTTGCATAATGGCGCAGTCAGAACTTCTCGTATGGGCTCAGGATACTTTGACTTGCGCTGTTCAGGTTTATGATATTCCATTTGATATCAAAGATGACCCGAATATCAGGATATCATTTCCGGAAAATTCCTTTCCCAATGGAGCAGAAGGTGTTGCATTGGCACCGGTTCTGGTTGATGAAAAAGGTATTCTTATCAAATATTGTGTTAATGTAATTCGAATTCAGGATTCTTTAAAAAATAATTCTTTGCTTTATACAGATTATAATATGAGATTGGACACTATCAGTGGAACAGCTGCCGAAATACCAATCGAAAAATATCCTTATTATATACGATTCATTGTTAAAGAAATTTATAAAAATATTAGACTGATAAAATTTACAACCAATAAACCGGCTTCCACAAAAAGAAAGTATCAATTTTCGGTTATTTTCAAAATAGGGTAAGAGTCTGCTTCCCTGAGTCATCATGAATGCGCATACGCAAAAGGGAAAATAAACTTAATTTAATATGAAAATATCTAAAGTAATCCGGTTGTCTCTGCTTATTTTCTCTGCCGCTGCTTTTGTCTTTGCATTATGGCAGCTATACCTTCTGAATTACTTAAAACAACCTAAGCAAAGAAAACCTTTGGAATTTCCAGCTGAATTTTTGGAGGGGAGAAAATATAACTATAGTTTCATTTCTGATATTAATGCAGAGTATGAGATTGCGATTAATTTTGACCATACTCAGCCGCTTAACAAAAATGATTCCTTAACAGGATATATAATTCCCTCCGGCAGAAGTTACCGAAGCATTTCTCTGCCGGTATCATTATCATTATATGAATCTGGGAAAAGGATCTTAAGTGTTGATTCTGTTTCAAGGCAGAGCTATTATTGCAGTAGCAATTCAATTGGGAGAATAATTGAAGTATTTACAGCCGGGAAGGGAAAACTGTACAATATTTCAGTCGAAATTAAAAGGACAATTGCTGACTTAAATCAGAGAAATCCTAAAATTATTATTAAACCGGCTGGAGCAGCAATTAAACGGGAAATAATTAATGCACAGAGTTCTTTGGCAATACACTGGTATTTCTTCTATATATCATTAGGAGTATTTATCATACTTTCAACTATAAACGTTACATGGTTTATTAAAGTCTGGATTTCGAAAAGGGAAGTAAAAACAGGACAATAACCATTATGGGGATATTCATAATTTGGCGAATCATTCCCGATGACGGGAGAGAAAATACATATTGTTGATATTTGTATGTCCCATGATCTTCCGAAAAGGTCTATAATAGAGAATTACAAATCCCAAGGTATTCATATCTGTAGGAAGAAAATGTATAAACAGCTGTTTTACATAGTATCTATTTTGATTGTTATTTGTGAAAACCTTGTTGCTCATGATATAAGGACATCTACATGCTTTAGCCAGTCCTTGACAAGTCAAAATAGTTTCAGGTTATCCATTGTCAGAGGTTCATATGAAATTATTAGATTCGAAATGGCTTCATCTAACATCATTCAGGATAATTTATCAGAAAGCAAATATTATATATCAACAAATTCAATTTCATTATTACTGAATTACCTTGCGACTAAGACAAAATGGGGTGAATATTTAGGCTGCGTTTTGATTCCTCAAATGCTGGGCAATATGAAGTTCAATATGGACATATATCAGGAGTATGCACAACTGACTATTGGACAAACAACGGATTATTACCTGCACTACAAAGTACCACGGATATTTACAGCTTCATCAGTTGGAATTGAATCTCATTTGGATAAAGTCAGACTCGTTGCCACTTTTGAAGTACCTTTATCCAAAGGTTACCGTAAAGATAGGAGCCCTTATTTTCAGGTGCTTGCCGGATATTATTTCTAAGCTTTACAGATGCTTTGAAAAAAGATATTTTTAGAATCATGCTAAATTTATCTAAATTTGCACTTGCCGGGTTTTAACCGGGTATATACCATGTCTACAAATCCTTAAATTATTTTGCACTACTAAGCATGAATAGATTACTGCAATATAAACATTCATTAAAGTACATAAGCGAAAGTGCGCTGATTATAACAACACTTCTCTGGGGCGCTACGTTTGTTATTGTTAAAGGGTCACTCACAGATTCATCCCCCATGCTCTTTGTTGCTGTGAGATTTCTCATAGCCTCAGTAGTCATGCTGCCTTTTGTTTATAAAAAGCTGATCCGGATAGATAAGAAGACACTATTCAGGTCTGCACTCCTGGGAGTTTTTCTTTTCTTTGAATTTGCCCCACAGGCAGTGGGACTTAAGTATACATCTGCCACCAAAAGCGGGTTTATTACAGGCTCTTTCGTGCTCTTTACTCCAATAATGCAGATAATAATTGAAAAGAAAAAACCTGCCCTTGGCGCAATTGCAGGGAGCATAATTGTAGTATTCGGACTTTTATTTCTCTCTGTTAAAGCTGCTCCTGGTCTGGATATGTTCCAGTCGATATTCAGTCTGCTCAGTGATCTTGGCGGAAACTTTAATATTGGTGACTTTTTTACACTCATCTGTGCTTTTTTCTTTGCCGTACAGATAGTATATCTGCACAAGATAAGTAAAGAGATAAACTTTCTTCTTCTTACTTTCTTTCAGACCGCTGTAACAAGCCTGCTGGCATTCCTGTTTTCGGCTGCGCTTTCAACGACAAATATTGAACCTGTTCATTTTGAGCTGACAGGAAATCTCATATTCGGACTCATGTATACAGCGCTGTTTGCAACGATCATTACCTTTTTACTTCAAAGCAGGTTCCAGAGGGAAGTGAGTCCCGTCAAGGCGGGAATTATATATTCGTTTGAACCTGTATTCTCCGCAATATTTGCATATCTGATGCTTGGCGAAAGGATCTCAGTTTTAGGCATAGTCGGAGGAATACTGATATTCTTTGGACTATTAACGTCTGAGATACTTGAATATTTGAGGCAGAAGGGGACAGTTGATCGTGAAGCGGAAGTGGATGAAGCTTAAATTGCAGCTAACCCCGTAATCAAATGAGTTGAGTATTTTTAAAGGGAATTATATATGAAATTTATGTATCTATTTCTCATTACTGCAGTGCTGAATTCCTTTCTATTTGCAAACACTGAAAGCGGTAAGGCTGAAAATTATCCGGAAAGTCCAACCAAGTCCTATATTTATCTGTCCACAGGGTTTTATGAAGCAGCTTCTGTGGGGCTGGGGCATGATTTTCACGGCGGATGGGGAGCTGGCATTAAGACCAGCGTACTTTTATTTAAGACTGATGTGCTGAAGAATAATGGGATGGGCATTGGCTTGGAAATTCACAAAAGAATATTCAGTGAAAAGAAATTTAGATTATTTGATACCATAAGTTTTGAAGCAAGTTATGGGTCAACAATAACTACGGTTCATAACCCCTGCAGCGAAATTCAGCTTAACGTTGCATCTCAGAAAGAAAGCAGAGATGGGATACACTTATACTATAGCATTGGTCTGGGGTACTCATATGAGAAAAGCAGCGGTGGAATGTTCACCCCAGCTTTCAGACTTGGAACGATCTATAATTTCTAATTCGGAAGGTGCTTCATAAATGGTTTATCCGTTTGCGGGCAATCGGCTAAGAAAATAGCTTCCCTTTTATCTCCATAATTATTTTTATTTAGCAGCAATATATTTCTTTTGCCGGCATCTTTAAAATAAACAATCGGTAAGGACTTGACTGCGAATCCCCTGTCTCTCTTAAAAAATAATTACTTATAAATTCCTTGTTTATTTTTCTTATAAATGTAAATTGCTGAATGGGTTAAACTTCTGTTTCATCTATTCTTAATTTTACAGGAGGTGAAAATGTCCCGCATTCTGTTCTTAATTCTGTTCATTTCATTTTCAGCCATTTCCTTTTGTAATAATTCCGACACAATTACTGTCGCATGCAGGCGGATTGAATTTGAAGTTAAGAATCCTTTATTGGAATCTCATCCATACATATCCGGCAAGGGAATTCCTGTGACAGATAATCTCTACAAGAAAGTAAAATTTCCTAAAGAATACCCCAAGCTTAAACTTGTTCTTTTCCATTTTCAGCCTTCCCAGTATTATTATTTCAAGTATATTAATGGAGAGTTGTCAAAGAAGAAATTCCATGAGTACATGCTGGACCCTGCACTTGGACTGGATACGGGCTGTGTATCCAAAAAATTCATCCGGGAGTATGTAATAGCAGGATTTGAGGAAAGGGATGATGAAATTATCTCCTTTATAGACGTTAATAACAATAATGACCTGAGTGATGAGACATCATATACTTATAAAATAGCAGATAAGGATAATATTAATTCAAAGGATCCGAAGAGGTATCCTGTGCTGAAATTCACATATGATTATTTTAATGGCTATAAAGTATCCCAGAGAACAATTGATGCAAAGTTAACCTTTGACCCGTCGGGTTATTACCAAAACCATGAAAACGGCGGATTACGTATTTTCTCATATATAGATTATATTCATGAGGGCAGCATCAGTGTAAATGGCGGTACATATAGAATTGGCCTTGATGATAACATAAAAGTCTACACTAAAAAGACAGCCCGTTTGGGTATTGCCCCAAATACCAGAAAACTTTTTCCGCCTGATATAAAGTACATGGCCGGCGATACAATTTCCATCGGCAATCAGTACTATAAGTTCCTGACTCACTCTGTTGACCTGGATACGGTCTATTTTGCAAAACTGCCGGATGACATAAAGCCAGTTGGTCCTTTTGAAGGGCTCTATGCACCTGAACTGACTGGAGTTACTCTAGATGGGAAACCTTTTTCATTAAAGGCGTTAAAAGGCAAATATGTGTTAATTCATTTATATTCAACCTGGTGTGTTCCCTGCCGGGAGGGAAATGCGCCGTTAAAACAGCTTCAGAAGAAATACAGAAACAGCAATCTTGTGATGGTAAATGTAACTGAAGAAGATAATCGCGACCTGGTTGAGAAATTTGCTAAAGAATTCGGAATTACCTGGCTTAACGTTTATAAGAAAGAAATATCCCCCAAATCTTATAATCACAGAAGAGAATTTAAGACATTTATGAATATACTTGGCATCTGTTATTTAATAGCTCCTGATGGAAAGGTCATAAAAGCAATTTCCCCGTTCGTGATCAATGAGCGTCTCATTAAAGAGTGCGATGAAGTGCTAAGTAAAAATGTCCGGACTGAGCTTCAGACAACTGTAAAATAAACGGGTTATATTGATAAGCTGGAGAAACAGCCTTATTTTGATACTGACCATATCCTTTCATTATATCCGATCAACAAAATAAGAGCAAATGAGGGTGAGCTTTTATAGAATTCCGGAGGAATGATTTGTTTGTAGAATGAATCAGGGCGCACCGCCGCTGTGCCTGCCTATGGCATGGTGCGCCCTACAAAGATGAACCTTATATTGTTAACTATCTGCTTATGCTATTTCCGGAACCTGCTTCAGGAATCCGTTTATCGTATCTTCCGGCATTTCGTAATTCTCAAGCTCGCCTTTTAAGAATGCATCGTAGGCTCCCAGATCCAAAAATCCGTGCCCTGAAAGATTAAACAATATCGTCTTGGCTTCACCCGACTCTTTGCAGAGGTTCGCCTGCTCAATTGCTGCCTTTATTGCATGCGAACTTTCAGGCGCAGGCACAATGCCTTCTGTCCTTGCAAACGTTCTTGCTGCCTCAAATACATCATTCTGCTGATATGCCTCGGCTGTAATTATACCCTTGTTGTAAAGATGTGAAATGATGGGCGACATTCCATGGTAACGAAGGCCTCCTGCATGGATCGATGGGGGAACATACTTGTGGCCCAATGTGTACATCTTCATCATTGGCGTCATTCCTGCTTCATCACCAAAGTCATACATAAACTCTCCCTTTGTAAGCGTCGGGCACGATGCCGGCTCAACTGCAATTACCTGCAGGTCCTTTTTCTCTCCGGCCAGCTTGTCCTTAAGGAAGCTGAAACTTAGCCCTGCAAAGTTGCTTCCGCCGCCCACGCATGCAATTACAACGTCCGGATATTCTCCGGCTTTCTCCATCTGAAGCTTTGCTTCT from Ignavibacteria bacterium includes these protein-coding regions:
- a CDS encoding DMT family transporter: MNRLLQYKHSLKYISESALIITTLLWGATFVIVKGSLTDSSPMLFVAVRFLIASVVMLPFVYKKLIRIDKKTLFRSALLGVFLFFEFAPQAVGLKYTSATKSGFITGSFVLFTPIMQIIIEKKKPALGAIAGSIIVVFGLLFLSVKAAPGLDMFQSIFSLLSDLGGNFNIGDFFTLICAFFFAVQIVYLHKISKEINFLLLTFFQTAVTSLLAFLFSAALSTTNIEPVHFELTGNLIFGLMYTALFATIITFLLQSRFQREVSPVKAGIIYSFEPVFSAIFAYLMLGERISVLGIVGGILIFFGLLTSEILEYLRQKGTVDREAEVDEA
- a CDS encoding TlpA family protein disulfide reductase, whose translation is MSRILFLILFISFSAISFCNNSDTITVACRRIEFEVKNPLLESHPYISGKGIPVTDNLYKKVKFPKEYPKLKLVLFHFQPSQYYYFKYINGELSKKKFHEYMLDPALGLDTGCVSKKFIREYVIAGFEERDDEIISFIDVNNNNDLSDETSYTYKIADKDNINSKDPKRYPVLKFTYDYFNGYKVSQRTIDAKLTFDPSGYYQNHENGGLRIFSYIDYIHEGSISVNGGTYRIGLDDNIKVYTKKTARLGIAPNTRKLFPPDIKYMAGDTISIGNQYYKFLTHSVDLDTVYFAKLPDDIKPVGPFEGLYAPELTGVTLDGKPFSLKALKGKYVLIHLYSTWCVPCREGNAPLKQLQKKYRNSNLVMVNVTEEDNRDLVEKFAKEFGITWLNVYKKEISPKSYNHRREFKTFMNILGICYLIAPDGKVIKAISPFVINERLIKECDEVLSKNVRTELQTTVK